The following nucleotide sequence is from Flavimarina sp. Hel_I_48.
TCTTCACGCGCGGAAACCACTATCGCTTTATCTGCCAGCAGCCCGTATTGCGGGATTTTGGAGAGCGTTTTCGGCCGGCTGGATTTACAAGCAGTGAGCAGTATAAACGAAAAAAGCAAAAGAAGCAGGGAAAGGTAGTTTTTTATATTCATAAGGCGGTTTTTGGTAAAATAAGTGGAATTATTGCTTAAAAATCGGTTGAAAATAGTCGATTTTTGGCAGTTATTGACCATTTTTTATATCAAATTGTTGATGAATTTCCCGAAGCCTTTCTGCCGAAAAACGCTCTAAATCAGAAAAAAACTTGGTAAATTCGGCTTCAAAAGCGATATAATGATCAAGAAGATCTTCCACCGCATGGCGCATCCCACTGTTGTTTTTAGTTCGCCGATCCATATTGCGCAAGACAGTGGCAATACCATCTATATGGGCATAGCTTAAAAGCCAGTTATCAGCAATCATATAGGGCATCATTTGCAAAATGGACGGGGTAAGCTTATCCGAATTTTTTTCTAAGAGCGCATAGAAGTCCGCCACGTAATCAGCCAGCGGCGTTTTACAGTAAACCGACCAGTTTTTAGCGAGAAAATGATCATACAGTATATCTACGATAATGCCGCTGTAATGGTGATATTTAGGGTGCAGTCGTTTTGTGCTCTTCCGTACCGTAGGATGCGCATCTGTATAGGTATCTATCGCCCGGTGCAGTAGTATACCTTTTTGCAGGGGAAGGGCATATTTTTTATAGCTTGATCCTTTAATGGCATCTGCCATAAAATTGCCTATGCTAACCTGCTCGTCACCTTCT
It contains:
- a CDS encoding ACP phosphodiesterase, with translation MNFLAHIFLSEGDEQVSIGNFMADAIKGSSYKKYALPLQKGILLHRAIDTYTDAHPTVRKSTKRLHPKYHHYSGIIVDILYDHFLAKNWSVYCKTPLADYVADFYALLEKNSDKLTPSILQMMPYMIADNWLLSYAHIDGIATVLRNMDRRTKNNSGMRHAVEDLLDHYIAFEAEFTKFFSDLERFSAERLREIHQQFDIKNGQ